Genomic window (Pseudomonas sp. MM211):
CGGGTCTCGACGCAGTCGAGCTTGGCCAGGCGCCGCTCGTACAGCGAGTACACCCGCACCGCGGTGTTTTCCCAAAGGATGCGCCGCGATACGCCCGTGACGCCGTAAAAGGTATCCCAAAGGGGCTGCAGCAGCCCGGCGAACAGCTGCGTGGCCACGGCCTCGCGCCAGTCATCACGAGCGTCCGGCTCGGGCCGGCTGACCGCCAGGCTGTGCAGCGGCAGCGACGACGTCCACACGCCGTCATCATGGCCGTACTCGATGAAGGTGTTGCCCAGTGAAAGCTGCAGCCCTTTGTCGTAGGCCGACATAGCGTACAGGCAGGCACCGGTGAGCAGGAACGACAGGCGCTTGCCCAGCAGGGACGCGGTGATGCGACGCGACGGCGAGAGGATCACGGGCCCAAGCTGATCCAGCAGCGCGATGCAGGTGGTTTCGTCCAGCAACTCGGCAGCCGGCAGGCTGCGTCCACGGTCGCGTTCCTCCTCGCGGCGCAGTCGCAGCGCGACTGACAGGCTGGCCCATTCGGCGTCGCTGAAGCTCATCGCGGAATATCCCGGCCAAATGGGATGCAAAGCGGCGTATGAAAGAACGGATCGGGAATGATCCGGCAATCCAGATCGAACACCGTTTTCACCAGCGCCTCGGTGAGAATGTCCGCCGGTTTGCCTTGGGCGTAGGCGGTGCGTTGATGCACCGCGACCATGTGATCGGCGTAGCGGCAGGCCAGATTGAGGTCGTGGAGAACCATGACGATGGTCTTGCCCTCCTGACGGTTGAGCTCGCGCAGCAGATCCAGCACTTCGATCTGATGGGCAAGGTCGAGAAAGGTGGTCGGCTCGTCGAGTAGCACCAGCTCGGTTTCCTGGGCCAGGGTCATGGCGATCCAGGCGCGTTGCCGCTGGCCGCCGGACAGGGCGTCCACCGGACGTTCTGCCAGCTCATTCAGGCCGGTGCGGCTCAGAGCGCGGGCCACCACGGCCTCGTCTTCAGCGACCACTGCTGCATCCAGCTCTGGTACGGATAGCGGCCCAACGCGACCAGCTGGCGCACGCTGATGCCCTCGGGCGGCACCGGCATCTGCGGCAGGATCGCCAGCTCCCGAGCCACCGCTGCGGTCGATTTGCGCTGGATGTCGGCGCCATTGAGGATCACCGTTCCCGACTGGGGCTTGAGCAATCGCGCGAACGACTTGAGCAGCGTGCTCTTGCCACAGCCGTTGCTGCCGATCAGCACCGAGACCTGCCCGCGTGGCAATTCCAAGTCCAGGCAATCGATGATGGTCTGACGTTGATACGCCAGGGTCAGGTTACGGCTCGCGATCGCGGTCATGTCGATGATTCCTCACTGCCGCTGCTTGATCAGCAGGTACAGAAAATACGGGGTGCCGAACACGGCGACGAAAATGCCGGCAGGCAGATCCAGCGGCAGAAACAGGGTGCGCCCCGCCAGGTCGGCGAGCATCACCAGGTTGGCGCCGACCAGCGCCGCCATGCAGGCCTGGGCGGCGAAGCCGATGGGGATCAGTTGCCGGGCGATATGCGGGGCGATCAGCCCCACGAAGGCCATGGCACCTCCCCAGGCGATGGCGGAGCCCGCCAGCGCCACGCTGACGGCGAGCAGCGCGGCGCGCAGCCACTGCACGCGCACACCGATGCCGCGGGCCAGCCCTTCGTCCAGTTGCTGAACCACCACATGGCGCGACAGCAGGATCAGGATCGGCAGCAGGCAGAGCAGCCAGGTCGCCAGGGCACGCACTTCGGGCCAACCAGCGCCGTACACGCTGCCGGTCAGCCAGACATAGGCCGACAAGGTGGTGGTCAACGGGCTGAACACCAGCATGAAGGTGGTGGCTGCGGCCAGCATCGCCGAGATGCCGACCCCGATCAGCACCAGTCGCAGCGGCGAGGTGCCCTGCTTCCAGGCCAGGCCGTAGACCGCCAGCGCGGCGCAGCCCGCACCGAGCATTGCGGCCAGCGGCAAGCCGCCCATGCCCCAGGTCGCTGCGAAGGCGGACAGATAAAGCACCGCCGCCGCACTGGCACCGCTGGACAGCCCGAGTAGGTCCGGCGAGGCCAGCGGGTTGCGCACGATGGCCTGCAGGATCAACCCGGACACCGCCAGGGCACCGCCGATCAGCGCACCGAGCAGCAGGCGCGGCAGGCGCAGTTGCTCGACGATGAACGACAAGGCCGCACTGCCCTCGCCCGCCAACATCTGCAAAACGCTCTGCGGCGACAGCACGACCTTGCCCAGACACAGGCTCAGCAGCATCACCGCTACGCTGAACAGCACGGCCAGCAGCAGACGTAACGAGCCCTTGCGCTCGATGCTGCGGGAGAAACCGCGCCAGCGCAGCACGACTGGCTTACTCATGACGACCTCCGCGCCTGGCCAATGCAATGAAGAACGGCGCACCGAACAGGGCCGTCATCACCCCGACCGGCACTTCCTGCGGGAGAATCACCACCCGGGCCAGGATGTCGGCCACCAGCAGCAGCGTGGCACCGAGCAGCGCGCAGCCGGGCAGCATCACCCGGTGGTCGATGCCGATCAGGCGACGCACCACGTGCGGCACGATCAGGCCGATGAAACCGATGCTACCGGCCAGCGCCACCGCGCTACCGGCCAGCATCACCACCAGCACGCCCAGTTGCAGGCGAATCAGCCCGGTACGCTGGCCCAGGCCGATGGCAATCTGTACACCGGCGTTGAGCACATTGACCTGGGCACCGAGCAGGCAGGCGACCAGCAAGGCCAGCAGCGCGCAGATCAGCAACGGCTGAGCGGTTTCCAGGCTGCGCTCGCTAAGCGAACCGGCCAGCCAGAACAGCACCGTGTCCAGGCCCTGCTGATCGATCACCAGCAGTGCCTGGCTGAAGGCGGTGAACAGCGCGGTGATCGCCGCACCGGCGAGCACCATGCGCAAAGGGTTTAGCGCGCCCTGCCCGCTATTGCCCACCAGCCACACCAGCGCCCCGGCCACCGCCGCACCGATGAAGGCGCTCCACAGCCATTGCTCGGGAGAACTGATGGAAAACAACGACAGGAAGAGAATCAGCGAAAAGGTGGCCCCGGCGTTGATGCCGAACAGCCCCGGCGACGCCAGCGGGTTGCGGGTCATGGCCTGCATCAGTGCACCGGCCACCGCCAGGCTGGCTCCGACCACCACCGCCATCAGCGTACGCGACAGCCGTGTGGTGCTGACCAGCAGTTGCTCGATGTTCAGCGGGTCGGCATGCAGCAGCGCGGCGAACACCGTGCGTGGCGCGATCCAGGTGGCGCCGATGGACAGGCTCAGCGCACAGCAGGCCAGCAGCATCAGCAGCGCGATGCCGAGTTTGACGGCGGCACTCATGAGTGGTCGCCCTGCAGAATCGTGCGTTCGATATCGTCGAGCATGCGGTTGGCGCCAAGGATGCCGCCGGAGAAGATCCACGCCACCCCATCCACCCACCAGACCCGCCCTGCCTGTGGCGCCGCCATGCGCTGCCACAGCGGATGCGCGGTCAGACTCTGGTAGTGACGCTGTACGCCCGGGCTGTCGGCACGCCCGAAAACGAAGAACACGTCGGCATCCACCACCGGCAGGCTTTCCCGACTGCTGAGCTTGATGGACACGCCCTTTGCATTGCGGCCCTGCTCGTTCCACACGAAACCGAGCTGGCCGAGCACACTGCCGGCGAAGCTGTCGGGCAGGTAGCTGCGCAAGTGATCCTCGCGAACATCCAGTACCGACACGCTGAGCGGCCAGCGCTCGCCGAAATTCGCCTGCAGACGAGCCCCGAGCGCAGCGACGCGTGCGTCCCAGCTCGCCTGCAGGGCATCCGCCTCGACCCTGCGCGCGGTGGCGACACCCATGACGCGCAGGGTCTTCTGAAATTCGAACACCTCGTCCAGCATCACCACCGGGCACAGCTGTTCGAGCAACCCTTGGATCCGCTCGTGGCGAAACCGCGAGGCGACGATCAGATCCGGCGCGAGCAAGGCGATGTCCTCCAGACTCGGCTGGGTTTCCAGGCCGACATGGGGCACGCCTGACAGGGCTGGGCGCAGGTAGCGATACATGGGCTTCTCGCTCCACGAATCGACTACGCCAGCCGGCCGAATGCCGAGCGCCACCGCGGTATCGGTGGCGCCCTGAAACAGCGTGATGATCCGCTGCGGTGCAGGCCCGGCCTTGGCCAGAGGGATTGCACCTGCAGCGAGAGCTCCCAGGGACAGGCGCATCAACGTGCGCCTGGACAACGACCCCTTATTACCTTCCAAGCTCGATCCTATTCAGTGGATTGACGACTAGCCCCTTGCCGAACGGCATGCTGCCCGGCCCACCGGCTCGTTCGATCATCGGGCGCAGCAGGAGTTTCTGCGGCCAGGTCGCGGACTCGAACAACTGGCCACGCAACACGGCGCGGGCTCCGTCGTCGAACGGCACGGCAGCGATTCGCTCGTTCAGCGCGTCACGCAACACGCGCCAGGCCTGCACGGCCGGCACGTCGTAGACTCGCTCCAGGGTGTCGATGATACCGCGCAGGTTGACCTGGATGCCCAGCGTCTGCAGCCAGAACAGCAGATCCTCGGGGCGCTCGTGGTAGAGCGTCTGGGCATGGCCCTTCTTGATCCGGTACTGCGGGTCGAGCATGCCATTGCGCTCCAGCCAGGGCACGTACAGGCGCAGCGAGTCATGGTCACGCAGCAGCAGGCCGCTGACCGTGCCCGCTTCATACACCAGCACCGCGTTCTGGCCGTGTACTTCGCCTAGCATGCCGAGGCGGAACATGCGCAGGTTGACGTCGAAGAACAGCTCGCACAGCTCGCCGAACAACTGCAGCACCGAGGACGGGCCCGCAGGCAGACCGCGCTGGCGGATGCAGTCGTCGAAGAAATGCCGGTCGCTGTCCTGCAGCGGTGTGCCCAGCGCGGCCATGGGCAGCAGACGTTTGGCGGGGTCTGCGAGCAGTTTCGGCGGATAGCCACGAACCATGGCCGAGAGGTGCCGCGGCGCCTCATCGAACAATGTGCCGCCGTCAGGCATGTAACCCCACCATTTGCTTTCGTCGCAGATGTGCAGGGTTTCTCGCAGCACCTCGTCACGCTCCCGGCCCTGGCGCAGCAACGCTTCGCTCAGCCCGCCGTTGATCATCTTCACGGCGGGCAGATAACGGGAGGCGCCCAGCGAATACACGGCCATCGGCAGCTTGATGTGATCGGCCGGCGCCGCAGCGCAAGCCAGTGAACGCAGGGAGGACGTGGGATTGAAGCTGCCCTTCTGGAAGTTCAGACGGTGACAATCACCCCGCTCGAATGCGCCGCCGAGCTGCGCAGGCAGCACCCGCTCCAGTTGCCAGGGGTGCACAGGCAGGGCGACATGGCTGTCAGCGAGGCCGAGGGCACGCAATTCGGCATCCAGGTCTGCGCGCTGCTCGGTATCGAGGATGTAGTGGGCTGGCTGGCAGCTGTCCAGGCCGTCGACGCCATCGCCAAAGGTCAGACTGCCCTTGGCCACGGCCACCCAGTTGAGCGCCAGTGGCTGGTCGAACTCCGCCTGATACTGCCGGTACTGGGCATCGTCCAGGCCCTGCTTGGCCTTGGCCAGGGGATGGAACGGGCGGTCGCGCAGCGAGCCCCACTGCTCCATGGCCAGGAAGAATGCGGCACCGTCCTTTTCCAGCAGGCCGCCCGTAGGCACCTGATGATCGAGTGACAGCGCGGTCTGCCGGACGCTGGTACGCAGCACGTCCATGAACAGCTCGATGCCCTTGTCGTTGTCGACCGCATCGACTTTCACGCCTTTGAGCGCCAGAGCCATGAACGCATCGGGGCTCAGCAGCCGGGTGCTGCCGCCCTGCACGTCGAGCACCGGGGTTCCCGACACCTTCTCCCAGGTCTGGGTGATGCCGGCCTTCAGGGCGACCGCCAGGCCGCGCTGCTCGGCCGGGTCGTAATGCCAGTGCCAGATCTTGTGCGGCGCCTCCACGCTGGCGAGCGGCGAGTCGGGCTGAGCGGCACGCCAGGCGGCAGGCTCGGTCAGGTTGGCGTCGAGGGTGCCGAAGAAGTCTTCGGCGAGCAGGCAGTCGATCAGGCCCTGCATCACCAGATCGTTGGCGATGGCTTGCTTGGTGGTGGTCATGAGATCAGTTTCCTCTCGTCGAGGTGGCGGCCAGTCTGGCCTGGAGGGCGCGGAACGCGATGCCGCGTTCGTCGCCCAGCACGAAGGTGTTGACGCCGCGCTCGAGCCACCGCAGGTGGTCATCGGGCTGGCGTGGTATGGCGCAGTACGGGATGCCGGCAGCCTGGGCGGCACGCCAGGTATCGATCAGCGCTTCCTGCACCGCGGGCTGGTCGATACGCCAGGGCGTGCCGAACGACTGGGAAAGATCGGCAGCGCCTTCAAGGATCATGTCCAGCCCCGGCACTGCGGCCAGCTCGGAGGCACGGCGCACGCCTTCGACGCTCTCGATCATGGCCACGACCATGATCTGGTCGTTGGCCTGAGTGACGTACTCGGCCAGGCTGGCCTTGCCGAAGGCACCGGGACGCCCGGCATTCAGGCTGCGCTCGCCCAGCGGGTGGTACTTGCAGGCGCGGATCGCCGCGCGCAGGTCCTCCGGCCGTTCCACCTGGGGCAGGACGATGCCCTGGGCGCCGCCGTCGAGCAGCCGCAGCATGCGTTTGCGGTCGAAGTCCGGCACCCGCACCAGGGGCGTGAGCCTGTAACTCT
Coding sequences:
- a CDS encoding FecCD family ABC transporter permease, whose translation is MSKPVVLRWRGFSRSIERKGSLRLLLAVLFSVAVMLLSLCLGKVVLSPQSVLQMLAGEGSAALSFIVEQLRLPRLLLGALIGGALAVSGLILQAIVRNPLASPDLLGLSSGASAAAVLYLSAFAATWGMGGLPLAAMLGAGCAALAVYGLAWKQGTSPLRLVLIGVGISAMLAAATTFMLVFSPLTTTLSAYVWLTGSVYGAGWPEVRALATWLLCLLPILILLSRHVVVQQLDEGLARGIGVRVQWLRAALLAVSVALAGSAIAWGGAMAFVGLIAPHIARQLIPIGFAAQACMAALVGANLVMLADLAGRTLFLPLDLPAGIFVAVFGTPYFLYLLIKQRQ
- a CDS encoding FecCD family ABC transporter permease; amino-acid sequence: MSAAVKLGIALLMLLACCALSLSIGATWIAPRTVFAALLHADPLNIEQLLVSTTRLSRTLMAVVVGASLAVAGALMQAMTRNPLASPGLFGINAGATFSLILFLSLFSISSPEQWLWSAFIGAAVAGALVWLVGNSGQGALNPLRMVLAGAAITALFTAFSQALLVIDQQGLDTVLFWLAGSLSERSLETAQPLLICALLALLVACLLGAQVNVLNAGVQIAIGLGQRTGLIRLQLGVLVVMLAGSAVALAGSIGFIGLIVPHVVRRLIGIDHRVMLPGCALLGATLLLVADILARVVILPQEVPVGVMTALFGAPFFIALARRGGRHE
- a CDS encoding ABC transporter substrate-binding protein, with protein sequence MRLSLGALAAGAIPLAKAGPAPQRIITLFQGATDTAVALGIRPAGVVDSWSEKPMYRYLRPALSGVPHVGLETQPSLEDIALLAPDLIVASRFRHERIQGLLEQLCPVVMLDEVFEFQKTLRVMGVATARRVEADALQASWDARVAALGARLQANFGERWPLSVSVLDVREDHLRSYLPDSFAGSVLGQLGFVWNEQGRNAKGVSIKLSSRESLPVVDADVFFVFGRADSPGVQRHYQSLTAHPLWQRMAAPQAGRVWWVDGVAWIFSGGILGANRMLDDIERTILQGDHS
- a CDS encoding HpcH/HpaI aldolase family protein, encoding MLRTNRLKAQLAAGDGPRGLIASIPSPASIELIAEAGYDFVIIDLEHVLINPETVEHMIRTAESYRLTPLVRVPDFDRKRMLRLLDGGAQGIVLPQVERPEDLRAAIRACKYHPLGERSLNAGRPGAFGKASLAEYVTQANDQIMVVAMIESVEGVRRASELAAVPGLDMILEGAADLSQSFGTPWRIDQPAVQEALIDTWRAAQAAGIPYCAIPRQPDDHLRWLERGVNTFVLGDERGIAFRALQARLAATSTRGN
- a CDS encoding IucA/IucC family C-terminal-domain containing protein → MSFSDAEWASLSVALRLRREEERDRGRSLPAAELLDETTCIALLDQLGPVILSPSRRITASLLGKRLSFLLTGACLYAMSAYDKGLQLSLGNTFIEYGHDDGVWTSSLPLHSLAVSRPEPDARDDWREAVATQLFAGLLQPLWDTFYGVTGVSRRILWENTAVRVYSLYERRLAKLDCVETRQRCAEDFRWLTEQAPGNVFGLDYNPLKHFNRPLTLVDDGARAVRFRRTCCFYYQASDPVEYCSTCPLIRPRAAR
- a CDS encoding IucA/IucC family protein, with translation MTTTKQAIANDLVMQGLIDCLLAEDFFGTLDANLTEPAAWRAAQPDSPLASVEAPHKIWHWHYDPAEQRGLAVALKAGITQTWEKVSGTPVLDVQGGSTRLLSPDAFMALALKGVKVDAVDNDKGIELFMDVLRTSVRQTALSLDHQVPTGGLLEKDGAAFFLAMEQWGSLRDRPFHPLAKAKQGLDDAQYRQYQAEFDQPLALNWVAVAKGSLTFGDGVDGLDSCQPAHYILDTEQRADLDAELRALGLADSHVALPVHPWQLERVLPAQLGGAFERGDCHRLNFQKGSFNPTSSLRSLACAAAPADHIKLPMAVYSLGASRYLPAVKMINGGLSEALLRQGRERDEVLRETLHICDESKWWGYMPDGGTLFDEAPRHLSAMVRGYPPKLLADPAKRLLPMAALGTPLQDSDRHFFDDCIRQRGLPAGPSSVLQLFGELCELFFDVNLRMFRLGMLGEVHGQNAVLVYEAGTVSGLLLRDHDSLRLYVPWLERNGMLDPQYRIKKGHAQTLYHERPEDLLFWLQTLGIQVNLRGIIDTLERVYDVPAVQAWRVLRDALNERIAAVPFDDGARAVLRGQLFESATWPQKLLLRPMIERAGGPGSMPFGKGLVVNPLNRIELGR